Proteins co-encoded in one Prinia subflava isolate CZ2003 ecotype Zambia chromosome 32, Cam_Psub_1.2, whole genome shotgun sequence genomic window:
- the MXD1 gene encoding max dimerization protein 1 isoform X3: protein MAAPPRLGIQMLLEAAEFLERREREAEHGYASLRPGGKDGETPRRRAKARRSGGGGRSTHNEMEKNRRAQLRLCLERLKGLVPLGAAAGRHTTLSLLTRAKLHIQKLEDQERRALHQIEQLQREQRHLQRQLEKLGMERVRIDSISSSLSSERSDSDREMDVDVESTDDLPADLDWSSSSPSDSDERGSLQSLGSDEGYSSSGGTRAKLASSRKLPAGI from the exons ATGGCCGCCCCCCCCCGTCTCGGCATCCAGATGCTGCTGGAGGCCGCCGAGTTCCTGGAGCGGCGGGAGCGAG AAGCTGAGCACGGTTACGCCTCGCTGCGGCCCGGCGGGAAGGACGGGGAGACCCCGCGGCGCCGCGCCAAGGCCCGgaggagcggcggcggcggcag gTCAACACACAATGAGATGGAAAAGAACAG GCGTGCCCAGCTCCGGCTGTGTCTGGAGAGGCTGAAGGGGCTGGTGCCACTGGGGGCGGCAGCTGGGCGGCACACGACGCTCAGCCTCCTCACCAGGGCCAAGCTCCACATCCAG AAGCTGGAGGACCAGGAGCGCCGGGCCCTGCACCAGATCGAGCAGCTGCAGCGGGAGCAGCGGCACCTCCAGCggcagctggaaaagctgggaatggAGCGGGTCAGGATAGACAGCAtcagctccagcctttcctccGAGCGCTCCGACTCGGATCGAG AgatggatgtggatgtggagaGCACAGATGACCTCCCAGCCGACCTggactggagcagcagcagccccagtgaCTCGGATGAGCGCGGGAGCCTCCAGAGCCTGGGCAGTGACGAGGGATACTCCAGCTCCGGCGGGACCAGGGCAAAGCTGGCGAGCAGCCGGAAGCTTCCTGCCGGGATTTAG
- the MXD1 gene encoding max dimerization protein 1 isoform X1: MAAPPRLGIQMLLEAAEFLERREREAEHGYASLRPGGKDGETPRRRAKARRSGGGGRSTHNEMEKNRRAQLRLCLERLKGLVPLGAAAGRHTTLSLLTRAKLHIQKLEDQERRALHQIEQLQREQRHLQRQLEKLGMERVRIDSISSSLSSERSDSDRGESLHWGMAGERPGRAGTPTIPIPPAEEMDVDVESTDDLPADLDWSSSSPSDSDERGSLQSLGSDEGYSSSGGTRAKLASSRKLPAGI; the protein is encoded by the exons ATGGCCGCCCCCCCCCGTCTCGGCATCCAGATGCTGCTGGAGGCCGCCGAGTTCCTGGAGCGGCGGGAGCGAG AAGCTGAGCACGGTTACGCCTCGCTGCGGCCCGGCGGGAAGGACGGGGAGACCCCGCGGCGCCGCGCCAAGGCCCGgaggagcggcggcggcggcag gTCAACACACAATGAGATGGAAAAGAACAG GCGTGCCCAGCTCCGGCTGTGTCTGGAGAGGCTGAAGGGGCTGGTGCCACTGGGGGCGGCAGCTGGGCGGCACACGACGCTCAGCCTCCTCACCAGGGCCAAGCTCCACATCCAG AAGCTGGAGGACCAGGAGCGCCGGGCCCTGCACCAGATCGAGCAGCTGCAGCGGGAGCAGCGGCACCTCCAGCggcagctggaaaagctgggaatggAGCGGGTCAGGATAGACAGCAtcagctccagcctttcctccGAGCGCTCCGACTCGGATCGAGGTGAGAGCCTGCACTGGGGGATGGCCGGCGAGAGGCCTGGCCGTGCTGGAACTCCAACCATTCCCATTCCTCCGGCAGAAGAgatggatgtggatgtggagaGCACAGATGACCTCCCAGCCGACCTggactggagcagcagcagccccagtgaCTCGGATGAGCGCGGGAGCCTCCAGAGCCTGGGCAGTGACGAGGGATACTCCAGCTCCGGCGGGACCAGGGCAAAGCTGGCGAGCAGCCGGAAGCTTCCTGCCGGGATTTAG
- the SNRNP27 gene encoding U4/U6.U5 small nuclear ribonucleoprotein 27 kDa protein isoform X2, translating to MGRSRSRSPPRRERRRSRSTSRDRDRRRRERSRSRDRDRRRSRSRSPHRRRSRSPRRHRSSSSSPARPKERRDEEKKELKDSKKERQITEEDLQGKTEEEIEMMKMMGFASFDTTKGKKVDGAANAYAINVSQKRKYRQYMNRKGGFNRPLDFIA from the exons ATGGGCCGCAGCCGCTCCCGGTCACCGCCGCGGCGGG AGCGCCGGCGCTCGCGCTCCACGtcccgggacagggacaggcggcggcgggagcgaTCGCGGtcccgggacagggacaggaggaggagCCGGTCCCGCTCCCCACACCGGAGACGATCCAG GTCTCCACGCCGGCACCGCTCCAGCTCCTCATCACCAGCACGACCCAAGGAGCGTCGGGATGAGGAGAAGAAGGAGCTCAAGGACTCCAAGAAGGAGCGGCAGATCACAG aggaggatttGCAGGGCAAGACAGAGGAGGAGATCgagatgatgaagatgatgggatttgcctccttTGATACCACCAAG GGGAAGAAAGTGGACGGCGCTGCCAACGCCTACGCCATCAACGTGTCCCAAAAGAGGAAGTACAG GCAATACATGAACAGAAAAGGAGGATTCAACAGGCCCCTGGATTTCATCGCCTGA
- the MXD1 gene encoding max dimerization protein 1 isoform X2, translated as MAAPPRLGIQMLLEAAEFLERREREAEHGYASLRPGGKDGETPRRRAKARRSGGGGRSTHNEMEKNRRAQLRLCLERLKGLVPLGAAAGRHTTLSLLTRAKLHIQKLEDQERRALHQIEQLQREQRHLQRQLEKLGMERVRIDSISSSLSSERSDSDREEMDVDVESTDDLPADLDWSSSSPSDSDERGSLQSLGSDEGYSSSGGTRAKLASSRKLPAGI; from the exons ATGGCCGCCCCCCCCCGTCTCGGCATCCAGATGCTGCTGGAGGCCGCCGAGTTCCTGGAGCGGCGGGAGCGAG AAGCTGAGCACGGTTACGCCTCGCTGCGGCCCGGCGGGAAGGACGGGGAGACCCCGCGGCGCCGCGCCAAGGCCCGgaggagcggcggcggcggcag gTCAACACACAATGAGATGGAAAAGAACAG GCGTGCCCAGCTCCGGCTGTGTCTGGAGAGGCTGAAGGGGCTGGTGCCACTGGGGGCGGCAGCTGGGCGGCACACGACGCTCAGCCTCCTCACCAGGGCCAAGCTCCACATCCAG AAGCTGGAGGACCAGGAGCGCCGGGCCCTGCACCAGATCGAGCAGCTGCAGCGGGAGCAGCGGCACCTCCAGCggcagctggaaaagctgggaatggAGCGGGTCAGGATAGACAGCAtcagctccagcctttcctccGAGCGCTCCGACTCGGATCGAG AAGAgatggatgtggatgtggagaGCACAGATGACCTCCCAGCCGACCTggactggagcagcagcagccccagtgaCTCGGATGAGCGCGGGAGCCTCCAGAGCCTGGGCAGTGACGAGGGATACTCCAGCTCCGGCGGGACCAGGGCAAAGCTGGCGAGCAGCCGGAAGCTTCCTGCCGGGATTTAG
- the SNRNP27 gene encoding U4/U6.U5 small nuclear ribonucleoprotein 27 kDa protein isoform X1, protein MGRSRSRSPPRRERRRSRSTSRDRDRRRRERSRSRDRDRRRSRSRSPHRRRSSRSPRRHRSSSSSPARPKERRDEEKKELKDSKKERQITEEDLQGKTEEEIEMMKMMGFASFDTTKGKKVDGAANAYAINVSQKRKYRQYMNRKGGFNRPLDFIA, encoded by the exons ATGGGCCGCAGCCGCTCCCGGTCACCGCCGCGGCGGG AGCGCCGGCGCTCGCGCTCCACGtcccgggacagggacaggcggcggcgggagcgaTCGCGGtcccgggacagggacaggaggaggagCCGGTCCCGCTCCCCACACCGGAGACGATCCAG CAGGTCTCCACGCCGGCACCGCTCCAGCTCCTCATCACCAGCACGACCCAAGGAGCGTCGGGATGAGGAGAAGAAGGAGCTCAAGGACTCCAAGAAGGAGCGGCAGATCACAG aggaggatttGCAGGGCAAGACAGAGGAGGAGATCgagatgatgaagatgatgggatttgcctccttTGATACCACCAAG GGGAAGAAAGTGGACGGCGCTGCCAACGCCTACGCCATCAACGTGTCCCAAAAGAGGAAGTACAG GCAATACATGAACAGAAAAGGAGGATTCAACAGGCCCCTGGATTTCATCGCCTGA